The genome window GCCGGATACCTCGCGCCAAGCGGTCAGCCGCTCCTGCAGCGACTGGATCGGAGTCAGGGAATCCGCGCCTAACTCCGTCGCCATTCCGCGGCGAAGGAAGTTATCGACGACCGCGACCTCGTGCCCGAGCGAGGAGAGGTGCATCGCGGTCGGCCACCCGAGGTAGCCGTCACCGCCGAGGATGAGGATCTTCACGGCCACGACGATAACGTCCGGCCCCGGCCGCGCTGGGGCATGTCACGATCGCGCGATGCCAGACGAGCCAACGGAGTGGAGCGACGAGGACGAGCTGGATACGCGCAAGCCACTGTTTCTGCGGCTCGTCGCCGCGGTCGTGATCGTCGGCCTGGTGATCTTCATCGCAGACCTCTTCTTCAGCTTGGTCCTCGACTGGATCTGACGGCCCCCCATTGGTTACCGCCCAGCGGGAGCGAGCCACGGTGAACCATTACTCTGTCGGCGTGGATCGAGAAGTCGAACGCACGCTGGAGGCTCTTCTCGACGAGCGCCGTACCTTCGTCCCTCCCCCGTCCTTCACCGAACAGGCGCTTCTGAAGGACGCCGCCGTCTACGCGGAGGCAGAACGCGACCCGGACAGCTGGTGGGCCACCCAGGCGGAAGCGCTGGACTGGTCCACGCCGTGGGACCAAGTGCTCGAGTGGAAGCCGCCGCATCACCGGTGGTTCCTGGGCGGCCGACTGAACGCTGCACACAACTGCCTCGACCGTCACCTCGCAACGAACGCCGACCGCGTCGCGTACCACTGGATCGGCGAGTCCGGAGAGAAACGCTCGATCACCTACCGCGAGCTGCACGAAGAGGTGTGTCGCCTCGCGAACGTGCTGAAAGACCTCGGCGTCCGAAAAGGAGACCGCGTCGCGATCTACCTGCCGATGATCCCCGAGCTTCCCGCCGCGATGCTCGCCTGCGCCCGCGTAGGCGCGGCGCACTCCGTGGTGTTCGGAGGCTTCTCGGCGGAATCCCTACGGGACCGGATCAACGACGCCGAGGCAAAGGTGCTGATCACGGCCGACGGCGGGTACCGCCGCGGCGAGATCGTCCCACTGAAGGTGAACGCCGACGAAGCTCTCGCCTCGACGCCATCGATCGAGAAGGTGATAGTCGTGCAGCGGACGCGCGAAGACGTTTCGATGCACGAGGGGCGTGACCTTGTCTACTCGGAACTGGTAGCTGAAACCTCGCCGGAGTGTCCGGCAGAGCCGCTCGACGCCGAGCACATGCTCTACATCCTCTACACGTCGGGGACGACCGGGAAACCCAAGGGCATCGTCCACACCACCGGCGGCTACCTCACCGGCGTCTCCTCGACCCACCGCTACATCTTCGACGTAAAGCCGGAAACGGACGTGTACTGGTGCGCGGCGGACATCGGATGGGTGACCGGACACTCGTACATCGTCTACGGCCCCCTCGCGAACGGAACCACGTCGATCCTCTACGAAGGTGCCCCCGACTTCCCCGACAAGGACAGGTGGTGGTCGATCGTCGAGGAGTACGGGGTGACGATCCTCTACACAGCACCGACCGCGATCCGGACTTTCATGAAGTG of Actinomycetota bacterium contains these proteins:
- the acs gene encoding acetate--CoA ligase, whose translation is MDREVERTLEALLDERRTFVPPPSFTEQALLKDAAVYAEAERDPDSWWATQAEALDWSTPWDQVLEWKPPHHRWFLGGRLNAAHNCLDRHLATNADRVAYHWIGESGEKRSITYRELHEEVCRLANVLKDLGVRKGDRVAIYLPMIPELPAAMLACARVGAAHSVVFGGFSAESLRDRINDAEAKVLITADGGYRRGEIVPLKVNADEALASTPSIEKVIVVQRTREDVSMHEGRDLVYSELVAETSPECPAEPLDAEHMLYILYTSGTTGKPKGIVHTTGGYLTGVSSTHRYIFDVKPETDVYWCAADIGWVTGHSYIVYGPLANGTTSILYEGAPDFPDKDRWWSIVEEYGVTILYTAPTAIRTFMKWGPDYPRKHDLSSLRLLGSVGEPINPEAWIWYQEFIGGGLTPIVDTWWQTETGAIAISPLPGVTTLKPGSATRPYPGVQADVVDESGEPVGPGGGGYLVLRRPLPSMFRTIYGDDQRYRDTYFSKFGEEVYFPGDGAKLDEDGYFWLLGRVDDVMNVAGHRISTYEVESALVDHPAVAEAAVVGRRHPQEGEAIAAFVTPKAGREGDEAFARELREHVAKVIGKIARPHSIVFTDDLPKTRSGKIMRRLLRDVAEGRELGDVTTLQNAPILDEIRSKADSLGSGEG